The window CGTTCATGACCATGGGCAGCGCGAGGGGGAGTTCCACCCGGAACAGCGTCTGCCGGCCGGTCATCCCCATGCCGCGGGCGGCCCGGACGACGTCGCGGTCGACCTCGCGCATGCCGACGTAGGCGTTGGTGAGCAGCGGTGGCACGGCGAACAGCACGAGGGCGACGACCGTGGGGCCTTCGCCCCAGTTTCCGACCGGGGTGAGGAGCAGCAGGACGAGGACGGCGAAGGTGGGGACGGCGCGGCCGATGTTGGAGATGTTCACGGCGAGCGTGCCGCCCCTGCCGAGGTGGCCGAGGACCAGGGCGACGGGCAGCGCGATCAGGCAGCTGACCAGCAGGCACACGACGGTCAGCAGCAGGTGCTGGAGCAGCCGGTGCCGGATGCCGTCGGCGCCGGACCAGTGGGCGGGGTCCGTGAGCCAGTCCCAGGTGGCGCCGAGGGTGCTCATCCGCGGGCCGCTCTCGCCCAGGGGGTGATCAGCCACTGCACGCCCAGCAGGAGCAGGTCGGCGGCGACGGCGATCACCACGCACAGCACGGACGCGGTGAGGACCTGCGCCTTGAAGTAGGTGTTCATTCCGGAGTAGATCAGGTTGCCCAGGCCCCCGAAGCCGACGATCGCGCCGACGGTGACCAGGGACACCGCGGAGACGGTCGCGATGCGCAGCCCGGCCATCGCGGCGGGCAGCGCGAGGGGCAGTTCGACGGTGAGCAGGAGCCGGACGGGGCCGAAGCCGAGGCCGCGGGCGGCCTGCCGGGTCTCCTCCGGGACCGCGCGCAGGCCGGCGAGGAGGTTCCGGACGAGCAGGGTGAGCGAGTACAGCACCAGCCCGGCGACGACGAGGCCGGCGGAGAGGCCGTAGAGGGGCAGGAGCAGGGAGAACATCGCCAGGGAGGGGATGGTGTAGAGGATCGTCGTCACCGCGAGCACCGGGCCGGCCGACCGGCCCCAGCGGCGGGCCAGCACCGCGAGCGGCACGGCGACGACCAGGGCGAGGAGGACGGACAGCACGGTCAGCTGGAGGTGCTGGAGGACCGCGTCGAGCAGGACCTCGCGGCGGGTCCGCAGGTAGGCACCGCAGATCCACTCGTTGCGCGCGAGGCAGTCGTCCGGAGGCGCGGTCACGCCACCATTCCACCGGCCGGCCGGCCGGCTCGTCGCGTTGTGGTGACCCGTACAGGTGGGTCACCACAGGCCGGGCGGCTCACGTCGGGCGCCGGGGCGCTTCACCGCGGGGTTCCCGGCGGCTCGCGTCAGGCCCCCGGGCGGTTCACGTCAGGCCGGCCGCGTCGAGCAGGGCGGTCGCCGTGGAGGTCGCGAGGCCGTCCTCCAGGCTCTCGACGCCGGCGCCGGCCCGCGCGCTGGCGCCGTCGAAGACGAGGACCAGCTGCCGGGCGAGCCGTTCGGGGTCGCGGGCGCCGCCGCGCTCGGCCTCGGCACGGAAGGTCCGCGCCAGGCGGTCCTTGACCCCGCGGGCCACCAGGCTCGCCGGGTGCCCGGGGTCCTTCAGCTCGACCAGGGCCGCCAGATACGGGCAGCCGTGGTAGTCCGTCTCGACGGAGGCCTTCTCCAGCCGCCGGAACACGTACAGGATGCGCTCGCGGGGGGACGCCGCCGCCGCGTCGGGGTGTGTGAAGCGGGCCTCGTACCAGGGGATCCGCCGCTCCAGGCTCGCGGCCAGCATCTCGTCCTTGCTGTCGAAGAGCTGGTACATGGACCGCTTGGAGACGCCGGCCTCCCGGCACAGGGCCTCGACGCCGACGGAGACGCCGTCGCGGTAGGACAGCCGGGCCGCGGCGTCGAGCAGCCGGTCCCGCGGGGAGAGCTTGTCGGTGGAGGCCATGCGGCGAGGATAACCGCGCCGCGGACGAAAGGAAACCGATCGGTGTATTCCGCTCGGGATCGTGGTCGACCGGCCGCCCCCCCCTCCCCCGTTCCCACGTGACAGGAGGACTGAACAAGCGCTTAGATAGTGAGGCGGCCGTCGGAACGGACGGCCGGAGCAGTGCGCACCCGTACCCCCGACCCCGCCGGAGGCCCCGTTGTTCACGTCCGTCGACGACGTCGCCGCCCGCCTCGCCGAGACCGGCTACCTCGCCTCCCCCGCCGTGGCCACGACCGTCTTCCTCGCCGACCGCCTGGGCAAGCCGCTGCTGGTGGAGGGTCCCGCCGGAGTGGGCAAGACCGAGCTGGCCAAGGCCGTCGCCCAGGTGGCCGCCGCCCGGCTGGTGCGCCTCCAGTGCTACGAGGGCGTGGACGAGTCCCGGGCGCTGTACGAGTGGAACCACGCCAAGCAGCTGCTGCGGATCAGCGCCGGCCGCGACGAGAACTGGGACGAGACCCGCACGGACATCTTCAGCGAGGAGTTCCTGCTCCCCCGCCCCCTGCTGACCGCCATCCGCGGCGACGAGCCGACGGTGCTGCTCATCGACGAGACCGACAAGGCCGACGTCGAGATGGAGGGCCTGCTGCTGGAGGTGCTCAGCGACTTCCAGATCACGGTCCCGGAGCTGGGTACGGTCACCGCGACCCGCCGCCCCTTCGTCGTCCTCACCTCCAACGCCGGCCGCGAACTGTCCGAGGCGCTGCGCCGCCGCTGCCTGTTCCTGCACATCGGGTTCCCGGAGGAGGAGCTGGAGCGGCGGATCGTCCGGCTGAAGGTTCCGGGCCTCGGCGAGGCGCTGACCGCGTCGGTGGTCCGGGTCGTGGGGGCGCTGCGCGCGATGGACCTGCGCAAGCCGCCGTCCGTCGCCGAGACCGTGGACTGGGCGCGGACCCTGCTGGCCCTGGGCGCCGGCACCCTGGACGAGACGGTCGTACGGGACAGTCTCGGAGTGATCCTCAAGCATCAGGACGACATCCTGAAGGCGGCCGCGAAGCTCGATCTGGACGCGCTGTGACCGGTGCCGCCGAGCGGATCACCGGGCTGGTCGTCGCGCTGCGCGGGCACGGGATGCGGATCGGCACCGGCGAGACCGTGGACGCGGCCCGCGCGGCCGAGGCGCTGGGGTTCACGGACCGGGAACTGCTGCGCGAGGGACTGGCCGCGACACTGCTGCACGGCCCGGGGCAACGGGCGGTGTTCGACCCGGTCTTCGACCTGTACTTCCCGCGCGGTGTCGGCGGTCCGGACGGCGCCCCCGCGGACCGCGAGGCGCTGCGCGACCGGCTGGCCGAGGCGCTGGCCGCGGACGACCGGGCGCTGATGGCCCGGCTGGCGGCGGAGGCGGTCGACGGACTGGGCGGGTACGGCAGTTCACCGGAGTCGGACGGCTGGTCGGCGTACCAGACCCTGGAACGGCTGCGTCCGCAGACCCTGTTGGCGCGGGTGCGGGCCGATGTCCGGGGCCGCGACGGGAACGGCTCGGGGTTCGCGGACCGGCTGCTGGA of the Streptomyces sp. 1222.5 genome contains:
- a CDS encoding ABC transporter permease, with amino-acid sequence MSTLGATWDWLTDPAHWSGADGIRHRLLQHLLLTVVCLLVSCLIALPVALVLGHLGRGGTLAVNISNIGRAVPTFAVLVLLLLTPVGNWGEGPTVVALVLFAVPPLLTNAYVGMREVDRDVVRAARGMGMTGRQTLFRVELPLALPMVMNGVRIAAVQLVATATIAALAGGGGLGRIITAGFNLASTPQVVAGALLVAALALVVEGVFEIAERTAPAWARGGR
- a CDS encoding ABC transporter permease; translation: MTAPPDDCLARNEWICGAYLRTRREVLLDAVLQHLQLTVLSVLLALVVAVPLAVLARRWGRSAGPVLAVTTILYTIPSLAMFSLLLPLYGLSAGLVVAGLVLYSLTLLVRNLLAGLRAVPEETRQAARGLGFGPVRLLLTVELPLALPAAMAGLRIATVSAVSLVTVGAIVGFGGLGNLIYSGMNTYFKAQVLTASVLCVVIAVAADLLLLGVQWLITPWARAARG
- a CDS encoding TetR/AcrR family transcriptional regulator, producing the protein MASTDKLSPRDRLLDAAARLSYRDGVSVGVEALCREAGVSKRSMYQLFDSKDEMLAASLERRIPWYEARFTHPDAAAASPRERILYVFRRLEKASVETDYHGCPYLAALVELKDPGHPASLVARGVKDRLARTFRAEAERGGARDPERLARQLVLVFDGASARAGAGVESLEDGLATSTATALLDAAGLT
- a CDS encoding MoxR family ATPase; this encodes MFTSVDDVAARLAETGYLASPAVATTVFLADRLGKPLLVEGPAGVGKTELAKAVAQVAAARLVRLQCYEGVDESRALYEWNHAKQLLRISAGRDENWDETRTDIFSEEFLLPRPLLTAIRGDEPTVLLIDETDKADVEMEGLLLEVLSDFQITVPELGTVTATRRPFVVLTSNAGRELSEALRRRCLFLHIGFPEEELERRIVRLKVPGLGEALTASVVRVVGALRAMDLRKPPSVAETVDWARTLLALGAGTLDETVVRDSLGVILKHQDDILKAAAKLDLDAL